The following are encoded in a window of Oncorhynchus mykiss isolate Arlee chromosome Y, USDA_OmykA_1.1, whole genome shotgun sequence genomic DNA:
- the LOC110509890 gene encoding small conductance calcium-activated potassium channel protein 2-like isoform X2, whose protein sequence is METPLQLKNDFFQEQQFQHHCKYQHYCGPEERSTKQRNQCCTCKNCTCGARKSLVFRGTSAITQGTLRTPSVTSSRQGCQFSVCEFKPSSHGSSPRHHHHQHCHNRPRGSPSSSHKESNSYNEIAMSSCRYNGGVMRPLSNLSSSRRNLHEFDSESQPLQPISTADASDTLASKPENNSTTLMPYASGDGGGGCNNSGSKSGKKKNQNIGQKLGHRRALFEKRKRLSDYALIFGMFGIVVMVIETELSWGAYGKESLYSLALKCLISLSTIILLGLVIIYHAREIQLFMVDNAADDWRIAMTYERIFFICLEILVCAIHPIPGNYTFTWTARLAFSYTPSKTDADVDIILSIPMFLRLYLIARVMLLHSKLFTDASSRSIGALNKINFNTRFVMKTLMTICPGTVLLVFTISLWIIAAWTVRACERYHDNMDITSNFLGAMWLISITFLTIGYGDMVPNTYCGKGVCLLTGIMGAGCTALVVAVVAKKLELTKAEKHVHNFMMDTQLTKRVKNTAANVLRETWLIYKNTKLVRKMDHARVRKHQRKFLQAIHQARKLRSVKMEQRKLNDQANSLVDLAKTQNIMYDLISDLNERGEDMEKRIALLETKLETLLGNLQALPGLISQVISQQHRDFLEVQLQPYNKHSPERSQSVSRRRSSSTAPPTSSESS, encoded by the exons ATGGAAACCCCATTGCAGTTGAAGAACGATTTCTTTCAAGAGCAGCAGTTCCAGCATCACTGTAAGTACCAGCACTACTGCGGACCAGAGGAACGCTCCACTAAGCAGCGCAACCAATGCTGCACCTGCAAGAACTGTACCTGTGGTGCAAGAAAAAGCCTAGTTTTTCGCGGGACGTCGGCGATCACTCAAGGAACTTTAAGGACGCCATCCGTAACGTCTTCGAGACAAGGTTGTCAATTTAGCGTCTGTGAGTTTAAGCCCTCCAGTCATGGTAGTTCACCCAGACATCACCACCATCAGCATTGCCACAATCGGCCGCGGGGCAGCCCGAGCAGCAGCCACAAAGAGAGTAACTCGTATAACGAAATAGCCATGAGCAGCTGCAGATACAACGGCGGCGTAATGCGGCCGCTGAGCAACTTGAGCTCGTCCCGCAGAAACCTACACGAGTTTGATTCAGAGTCCCAGCCTTTACAACCAATTTCCACCGCAGATGCATCGGACACCCTAGCATCTAAACCGGAGAACAATTCGACCACCCTGATGCCTTACGCATCGGGAGACGGAGGGGGTGGATGTAACAACAGTGGCAGTAAATCGGGTAAAAAGAAGAACCAGAACATTGGGCAAAAGCTTGGACATAGAAGGGCCTTGTTTGAGAAAAGGAAGCGCCTCAGCGACTATGCTTTGATCTTTGGGATGTTTGGGATCGTTGTTATGGTTATAGAGACTGAACTCTCATGGGGAGCATATGGAAAG GAATCCTTGTATTCATTAGCTCTAAAATGCCTGATAAGCCTTTCTACAATCATTCTTCTTGGTCTGGTTATCATATACCACGCAAGGGAGATTCAG TTATTCATGGTGGACAATGCAGCAGATGACTGGAGGATAGCCATGACCTACGAGCGCATCTTCTTCATCTGCCTGGAGATCCTGGTGTGCGCCATCCACCCCATCCCAGGGAACTACACCTTCACCTGGACAGCGCGCCTGGCCTTCTCCTACACCCCGTCCAAGACGGACGCGGACGTGGACATCATCCTGTCCATCCCCATGTTCTTACGGCTGTATCTCATCGCCCGCGTCATGCTGCTCCACAGCAAGCTCTTCACAGACGCCTCGTCCCGCAGCATCGGGGCGCTTAACAAGATCAACTTCAACACACGCTTCGTCATGAAGACCCTGATGACCATCTGCCCTGGCACCGTGTTGCTGGTCTTTACCATCTCGTTGTGGATCATCGCTGCGTGGACCGTGAGGGCCTGTGAGAG ATACCATGACAACATGGACATAACCAGCAACTTTCTAGGAGCCATGTGGTTGATATCAATCACTTTTCTAACCATTGGATATGGGGACATGGTACCCAACACTTACTGTGGAAAAGGAGTCTGTCTCCTCACTGGTATTATG GGAGCCGGCTGCACAGCCTTGGTAGTGGCTGTGGTTGCAAAGAAACTGGAGTTAACCAAAGCTGAAAAACATGTTCATAATTTTATGATGGACACCCAGCTGACAAAAAGA GTGAAAAACACAGCTGCAAATGTACTGAGGGAGACCTGGCTCATCTACAAGAACACCAAACTTGTGAGGAAGATGGACCATGCCAGAGTCAGGAAGCACCAGAGGAAATTCCTCCAAGCCATTCATCA AGCTCGAAA ATTGAGAAGTGTTAAAATGGAGCAACGCAAGCTGAATGACCAAGCAAACTCACTAGTGGACCTTGCAAAG acTCAGAACATCATGTATGACCTGATCTCAGACCTGaacgagagaggggaggacatggAGAAGAGGATCGCCCTGCTGGAGACCAAGCTGGAGACTTTGCTGGGGAACCTGCAAGCCCTGCCAGGACTCATCAGCCAGGTCATCAGCCAGCAGCACAGGGACTTCTTGGAGGTGCAGCTCCAGCCGTACAACAAACACAGCCCTGAGCGATCGCAGTCTGTGTCCAGACGGAGGTCATCCTCCACTGCACCACCCACCTCCTCCGAGAGCAGCTAG
- the LOC110509890 gene encoding small conductance calcium-activated potassium channel protein 2-like isoform X1 produces METPLQLKNDFFQEQQFQHHCKYQHYCGPEERSTKQRNQCCTCKNCTCGARKSLVFRGTSAITQGTLRTPSVTSSRQGCQFSVCEFKPSSHGSSPRHHHHQHCHNRPRGSPSSSHKESNSYNEIAMSSCRYNGGVMRPLSNLSSSRRNLHEFDSESQPLQPISTADASDTLASKPENNSTTLMPYASGDGGGGCNNSGSKSGKKKNQNIGQKLGHRRALFEKRKRLSDYALIFGMFGIVVMVIETELSWGAYGKESLYSLALKCLISLSTIILLGLVIIYHAREIQLFMVDNAADDWRIAMTYERIFFICLEILVCAIHPIPGNYTFTWTARLAFSYTPSKTDADVDIILSIPMFLRLYLIARVMLLHSKLFTDASSRSIGALNKINFNTRFVMKTLMTICPGTVLLVFTISLWIIAAWTVRACERYHDNMDITSNFLGAMWLISITFLTIGYGDMVPNTYCGKGVCLLTGIMGAGCTALVVAVVAKKLELTKAEKHVHNFMMDTQLTKREDRAWLKMSTVKNTAANVLRETWLIYKNTKLVRKMDHARVRKHQRKFLQAIHQARKLRSVKMEQRKLNDQANSLVDLAKTQNIMYDLISDLNERGEDMEKRIALLETKLETLLGNLQALPGLISQVISQQHRDFLEVQLQPYNKHSPERSQSVSRRRSSSTAPPTSSESS; encoded by the exons ATGGAAACCCCATTGCAGTTGAAGAACGATTTCTTTCAAGAGCAGCAGTTCCAGCATCACTGTAAGTACCAGCACTACTGCGGACCAGAGGAACGCTCCACTAAGCAGCGCAACCAATGCTGCACCTGCAAGAACTGTACCTGTGGTGCAAGAAAAAGCCTAGTTTTTCGCGGGACGTCGGCGATCACTCAAGGAACTTTAAGGACGCCATCCGTAACGTCTTCGAGACAAGGTTGTCAATTTAGCGTCTGTGAGTTTAAGCCCTCCAGTCATGGTAGTTCACCCAGACATCACCACCATCAGCATTGCCACAATCGGCCGCGGGGCAGCCCGAGCAGCAGCCACAAAGAGAGTAACTCGTATAACGAAATAGCCATGAGCAGCTGCAGATACAACGGCGGCGTAATGCGGCCGCTGAGCAACTTGAGCTCGTCCCGCAGAAACCTACACGAGTTTGATTCAGAGTCCCAGCCTTTACAACCAATTTCCACCGCAGATGCATCGGACACCCTAGCATCTAAACCGGAGAACAATTCGACCACCCTGATGCCTTACGCATCGGGAGACGGAGGGGGTGGATGTAACAACAGTGGCAGTAAATCGGGTAAAAAGAAGAACCAGAACATTGGGCAAAAGCTTGGACATAGAAGGGCCTTGTTTGAGAAAAGGAAGCGCCTCAGCGACTATGCTTTGATCTTTGGGATGTTTGGGATCGTTGTTATGGTTATAGAGACTGAACTCTCATGGGGAGCATATGGAAAG GAATCCTTGTATTCATTAGCTCTAAAATGCCTGATAAGCCTTTCTACAATCATTCTTCTTGGTCTGGTTATCATATACCACGCAAGGGAGATTCAG TTATTCATGGTGGACAATGCAGCAGATGACTGGAGGATAGCCATGACCTACGAGCGCATCTTCTTCATCTGCCTGGAGATCCTGGTGTGCGCCATCCACCCCATCCCAGGGAACTACACCTTCACCTGGACAGCGCGCCTGGCCTTCTCCTACACCCCGTCCAAGACGGACGCGGACGTGGACATCATCCTGTCCATCCCCATGTTCTTACGGCTGTATCTCATCGCCCGCGTCATGCTGCTCCACAGCAAGCTCTTCACAGACGCCTCGTCCCGCAGCATCGGGGCGCTTAACAAGATCAACTTCAACACACGCTTCGTCATGAAGACCCTGATGACCATCTGCCCTGGCACCGTGTTGCTGGTCTTTACCATCTCGTTGTGGATCATCGCTGCGTGGACCGTGAGGGCCTGTGAGAG ATACCATGACAACATGGACATAACCAGCAACTTTCTAGGAGCCATGTGGTTGATATCAATCACTTTTCTAACCATTGGATATGGGGACATGGTACCCAACACTTACTGTGGAAAAGGAGTCTGTCTCCTCACTGGTATTATG GGAGCCGGCTGCACAGCCTTGGTAGTGGCTGTGGTTGCAAAGAAACTGGAGTTAACCAAAGCTGAAAAACATGTTCATAATTTTATGATGGACACCCAGCTGACAAAAAGA GAAGACCGAGCATGGTTGAAAATGAGTACA GTGAAAAACACAGCTGCAAATGTACTGAGGGAGACCTGGCTCATCTACAAGAACACCAAACTTGTGAGGAAGATGGACCATGCCAGAGTCAGGAAGCACCAGAGGAAATTCCTCCAAGCCATTCATCA AGCTCGAAA ATTGAGAAGTGTTAAAATGGAGCAACGCAAGCTGAATGACCAAGCAAACTCACTAGTGGACCTTGCAAAG acTCAGAACATCATGTATGACCTGATCTCAGACCTGaacgagagaggggaggacatggAGAAGAGGATCGCCCTGCTGGAGACCAAGCTGGAGACTTTGCTGGGGAACCTGCAAGCCCTGCCAGGACTCATCAGCCAGGTCATCAGCCAGCAGCACAGGGACTTCTTGGAGGTGCAGCTCCAGCCGTACAACAAACACAGCCCTGAGCGATCGCAGTCTGTGTCCAGACGGAGGTCATCCTCCACTGCACCACCCACCTCCTCCGAGAGCAGCTAG
- the LOC110509890 gene encoding small conductance calcium-activated potassium channel protein 2-like isoform X3 — translation METPLQLKNDFFQEQQFQHHCKYQHYCGPEERSTKQRNQCCTCKNCTCGARKSLVFRGTSAITQGTLRTPSVTSSRQGCQFSVCEFKPSSHGSSPRHHHHQHCHNRPRGSPSSSHKESNSYNEIAMSSCRYNGGVMRPLSNLSSSRRNLHEFDSESQPLQPISTADASDTLASKPENNSTTLMPYASGDGGGGCNNSGSKSGKKKNQNIGQKLGHRRALFEKRKRLSDYALIFGMFGIVVMVIETELSWGAYGKESLYSLALKCLISLSTIILLGLVIIYHAREIQLFMVDNAADDWRIAMTYERIFFICLEILVCAIHPIPGNYTFTWTARLAFSYTPSKTDADVDIILSIPMFLRLYLIARVMLLHSKLFTDASSRSIGALNKINFNTRFVMKTLMTICPGTVLLVFTISLWIIAAWTVRACERYHDNMDITSNFLGAMWLISITFLTIGYGDMVPNTYCGKGVCLLTGIMGAGCTALVVAVVAKKLELTKAEKHVHNFMMDTQLTKREDRAWLKMSTVKNTAANVLRETWLIYKNTKLVRKMDHARVRKHQRKFLQAIHQLRTSCMT, via the exons ATGGAAACCCCATTGCAGTTGAAGAACGATTTCTTTCAAGAGCAGCAGTTCCAGCATCACTGTAAGTACCAGCACTACTGCGGACCAGAGGAACGCTCCACTAAGCAGCGCAACCAATGCTGCACCTGCAAGAACTGTACCTGTGGTGCAAGAAAAAGCCTAGTTTTTCGCGGGACGTCGGCGATCACTCAAGGAACTTTAAGGACGCCATCCGTAACGTCTTCGAGACAAGGTTGTCAATTTAGCGTCTGTGAGTTTAAGCCCTCCAGTCATGGTAGTTCACCCAGACATCACCACCATCAGCATTGCCACAATCGGCCGCGGGGCAGCCCGAGCAGCAGCCACAAAGAGAGTAACTCGTATAACGAAATAGCCATGAGCAGCTGCAGATACAACGGCGGCGTAATGCGGCCGCTGAGCAACTTGAGCTCGTCCCGCAGAAACCTACACGAGTTTGATTCAGAGTCCCAGCCTTTACAACCAATTTCCACCGCAGATGCATCGGACACCCTAGCATCTAAACCGGAGAACAATTCGACCACCCTGATGCCTTACGCATCGGGAGACGGAGGGGGTGGATGTAACAACAGTGGCAGTAAATCGGGTAAAAAGAAGAACCAGAACATTGGGCAAAAGCTTGGACATAGAAGGGCCTTGTTTGAGAAAAGGAAGCGCCTCAGCGACTATGCTTTGATCTTTGGGATGTTTGGGATCGTTGTTATGGTTATAGAGACTGAACTCTCATGGGGAGCATATGGAAAG GAATCCTTGTATTCATTAGCTCTAAAATGCCTGATAAGCCTTTCTACAATCATTCTTCTTGGTCTGGTTATCATATACCACGCAAGGGAGATTCAG TTATTCATGGTGGACAATGCAGCAGATGACTGGAGGATAGCCATGACCTACGAGCGCATCTTCTTCATCTGCCTGGAGATCCTGGTGTGCGCCATCCACCCCATCCCAGGGAACTACACCTTCACCTGGACAGCGCGCCTGGCCTTCTCCTACACCCCGTCCAAGACGGACGCGGACGTGGACATCATCCTGTCCATCCCCATGTTCTTACGGCTGTATCTCATCGCCCGCGTCATGCTGCTCCACAGCAAGCTCTTCACAGACGCCTCGTCCCGCAGCATCGGGGCGCTTAACAAGATCAACTTCAACACACGCTTCGTCATGAAGACCCTGATGACCATCTGCCCTGGCACCGTGTTGCTGGTCTTTACCATCTCGTTGTGGATCATCGCTGCGTGGACCGTGAGGGCCTGTGAGAG ATACCATGACAACATGGACATAACCAGCAACTTTCTAGGAGCCATGTGGTTGATATCAATCACTTTTCTAACCATTGGATATGGGGACATGGTACCCAACACTTACTGTGGAAAAGGAGTCTGTCTCCTCACTGGTATTATG GGAGCCGGCTGCACAGCCTTGGTAGTGGCTGTGGTTGCAAAGAAACTGGAGTTAACCAAAGCTGAAAAACATGTTCATAATTTTATGATGGACACCCAGCTGACAAAAAGA GAAGACCGAGCATGGTTGAAAATGAGTACA GTGAAAAACACAGCTGCAAATGTACTGAGGGAGACCTGGCTCATCTACAAGAACACCAAACTTGTGAGGAAGATGGACCATGCCAGAGTCAGGAAGCACCAGAGGAAATTCCTCCAAGCCATTCATCA acTCAGAACATCATGTATGACCTGA